The segment CCTTGGTGAACAGTTTAAAAGAAACCAAACAATTACATCCACATATCAGCAAAGAAGAAATGCTCTCTATTGCTGAACCATGGCGACCTTACCGTACAATCGCTGCCATGATTTTATGGCATGCTTACATTAAGAAACGGAATATTAAGATTGAACATTGATAAACGTCTGCACAATTACAGATCGTCGTACTCATATAGATCATCAATATGTGTACCTGCCTTCATATCAAATACAGGTTTAATGATGCCGTTTTCAAGACCATATACCCATCCATGCAGATCCGGTCGTTGTTCATGTTTCCATGCACGTTGAATAATAGAAGTCTTCGCCAGGCTGAACACCTGTTCCTGTACGTTTAGTTCTACAAGCCTGTTTGTTTTCTGTTCTTCATCATTCAACAGATCGAGCTCTGCCCGGTGAATACGATATACATCTTTAATGTTACGTAGCCACATGTTCAATACGGGTTTAAAATCATTTTTGGTAAGGGCAGCTTTAATACCACCACAGCCATAGTGACCACAAACGATCACGTGTTTTACTTTTAAATGATTTACCGCATAATCAAGAACGCTCAGCACATTCACATCAGTATTGATCACAAGGTTAGCCACATTGCGGTGTACAAAAATCTCACCTGGCTCAGTGCCTGTGATCTCATTGGCCGGAACACGGCTGTCGCTGCAGCCGATCCATAAGAACTCTGGCGTTTGCAAATGAGCCAGCCTGTCGAAGTATTCAGGATCCTCCGACACTTTCTTTGCAGCCCATAGCTTATTCTCGTTCAATAACACTTCGTATGGTTTCATAGTTGGGTTGTTTTGTCTATTGTAAACAAACAGATGTTTGTATTACAGATGGATAAGTGTTAAATTTTTTTAAGATAAATATGACATTAAAAGTAAACAAACCAGTTGATTCGTTGTTATTTTAGCCGCCCGCAAGGTATGAGTGGCTTGGTTTCCAGTATTCAAAATCATATCTTGCAACACATTTCATGAAGAAAGGTCGCATACCATATAGCATAATTCAAAAAGCATCCACCATTTTTATGATGGCTGCTTTGCTATGGCTTACGATCAGCCTTCCGTTTGTTTATGCCGGTCAGCAGGAAATTGCTCAGCAGCAGCAAACAGAAAATAGCGGCTCGCCTTTCACCGGTAATGAAGAGGAAAGCGCAAATCCTTTCGGTAATTCAACCGAGGAAAAAGCTCCCGGTAATAATTCCTTTTCAGAAGAATATCTTCATGACCATCACAAAGAAGATGGTTTATTAGCAGTGGCCAAACAATATCGTTCTTGTGAAAACGCAAGAAACTATATTGCTTTTCATGGCGAACTTTTGGTTCCCCCTCCAAACGTTGCTTAATTAATTCTCCTTTATTGAATCTGGCCTTAAATCAGCCTGTTTTACTGT is part of the Lacibacter sediminis genome and harbors:
- a CDS encoding carbonic anhydrase: MKPYEVLLNENKLWAAKKVSEDPEYFDRLAHLQTPEFLWIGCSDSRVPANEITGTEPGEIFVHRNVANLVINTDVNVLSVLDYAVNHLKVKHVIVCGHYGCGGIKAALTKNDFKPVLNMWLRNIKDVYRIHRAELDLLNDEEQKTNRLVELNVQEQVFSLAKTSIIQRAWKHEQRPDLHGWVYGLENGIIKPVFDMKAGTHIDDLYEYDDL